From the genome of Thunnus thynnus chromosome 1, fThuThy2.1, whole genome shotgun sequence, one region includes:
- the senp8 gene encoding sentrin-specific protease 8 yields MDPVVLSYQDSLLRRSDVSLLEGPYWLNDQVIGFAFEYFVNERFRILGETIIFISPEVTQFIKCASCQDELALFLEPLDLASRRWVFLAVNDNSNQTAGGSHWSLLIYHHNSNHFAHYDSQNGSNSLHARRIASKLEPFLGAGRKALFVEEPCPSQQNSYDCGMYVICIAEALCEKARVEGSPRLPVQIITPAYITQKRAEWCRLIQSLAQNDLCCALSFP; encoded by the coding sequence ATGGACCCTGTAGTGCTGAGCTACCAGGACAGCCTGTTGCGGCGCTCTGATGTGTCCTTACTGGAAGGGCCTTACTGGCTCAATGACCAAGTCATTGGTTTTGCCTTTGAGTACTTTGTCAATGAGCGCTTCCGAATCCTGGGGGAGaccatcatcttcatcagccCGGAGGTCACCCAGTTCATCAAGTGTGCTTCTTGCCAAGACGAATTAGCCCTATTTCTAGAGCCGCTGGATCTGGCCTCCCGTCGCTGGGTCTTCCTGGCCGTCAACGACAACTCCAACCAGACTGCCGGGGGATCCCACTGGAGCCTTTTGATCTACCATCACAACTCCAACCACTTTGCTCACTATGACTCTCAGAACGGCAGCAACTCACTGCACGCACGGCGCATCGCTAGCAAGCTAGAGCCCTTCTTGGGCGCGGGGAGAAAAGCGCTGTTTGTGGAGGAGCCCTGCCCGTCTCAACAGAACAGCTATGACTGTGGCATGTATGTTATCTGTATCGCCGAGGCCTTGTGTGAGAAGGCCAGGGTGGAGGGTTCACCGCGCCTCCCTGTGCAAATCATCACCCCAGCCTACATCACCCAGAAGAGGGCTGAATGGTGCAGACTGATCCAGAGTCTAGCTCAGAATGATCTCTGCTGCGCTCTGTCTTTTCCTTAG
- the gramd2aa gene encoding GRAM domain-containing protein 2A isoform X2: MTEQQEQSEETGLLTTQDLEPSKDDDTHGHFRFQLIEDLSYEDVKKCYRGSCVSCSSLLQALDVRECVCVYGANVLSLVQSSRPLRERVVSAASGAGVAGVAGGGGVAGGAGGAGTVQAGRSAKEMLMTLPCPSAQTVSKYNSQYHKLFQCVPKDEILMKVYSCALLRDILLQGRLYISRNWLCFYANLFGKDIKVAIPVVSVRLVKKHKTAGLVPNGLAITTDTGQKYVFVSLLSRDSVYDVLRRICTHLQVNGKSLSLKQFMEEPTLLLDEFPAPDEFPVVDEFPSVLKWRRKPSVVSVSSSLPDLLGNSTSSLSAADTPFKSEQPLEERALQTDRGLLSEPVAELGQMEYQLLKFFTLLIILLILSSCYLAFRVCSLEQQLSFLSNPNLPLRER, encoded by the exons GTTTCAGCTGATTGAAGACCTGTCCTATGaagatgtgaaaaaatgttacCGGGGCTCG TGTGTGTCTTGCAGCAGCTTGCTCCAGGCCTTGGATGTGCgcgagtgtgtatgtgtgtacggtGCCAACGTGCTGAGCCTGGTGCAGAGCTCGCGTCCTTTGAGGGAGAGGGTGGTGTCTGCGGCGAGCGGAGCCGGAGTGGCCGGAGTGGCCGGTGGTGGTGGAGTGGCCGGTGGTGCCGGCGGGGCTGGTACTGTGCAGGCAGGCCGGTCCGCCAAGGAGATGCTCATGACTCTGCCCTGTCCTTCTGCACAGACTGTCAGCAAGTACAACTCGCAGTACCACAAACTCTTCCAGTGCGTGCCCAAGGATGAGATCCTCATGAAAG TGTACTCCTGTGCTCTTCTAAGAGACATCCTTCTACAAGGCCGGCTCTACATTTCCAGAAACTGGCTGTGTTTCTATGCCAACCTCTTCGGCAAGGACATCAAG GTGGCTATCCCTGTTGTTTCCGTGAGACTGGTGAAGAAGCACAAAACAGCGGGCCTTGTGCCTAATGGCTTGGCTATCACCACAGACACTGGCCAGAAG tatgtatttgtgtctctGCTATCAAGAGACAGTGTATATGACGTCCTTCGCAGGATCTGCACGCACCTACAG GTCAATGGGAAGAGTCTGAGTTTGAAGCAGTTCATGGAGGAGCCGACCTTACTGCTG GACGAGTTCCCGGCTCCAGACGAGTTCCCAGTGGTCGACGAATTCCCATCAGTGTTAAAGTGGAGAAGGAAACCCTCAGTGGTGTCTGTGTCCTCCTCCCTTCCTGACCTCCTGGGGAACTCCACCAGCAGCCTGAGTGCCGCAGACACACCCTTCAAATCAGAGCAACCGCTGGAAG agcgagctctgcagacagacagaggccTTCTATCAGAGCCAGTGGCAGAGCTTGGACAGATGGAGTACCAGCTGCTCAAGTTCTTCACCCTGCT TATTATTCTCCTCATCCTGTCATCGTGCTACCTGGCCTTCCGTGTCTGCAGTCTGGAGCAGCAGCTCTCATTCCTCAGTAACCCAAATCTGCCCTTGAGAGAGAG GTAA